A genomic stretch from Ureibacillus composti includes:
- a CDS encoding enoyl-CoA hydratase, with the protein MDFLKLSVEDGVGLITIQRPPANALSSALITALNSVLDEIDHNPSIRVIVLHGDGRFFSAGADIKEFTEVSSGSEFSKLASLGQQVFERIESYDKPVIAAIHGAALGGGLELAMGCHIRYVAEDAKLGLPELSLGLIPGFGGTQRLPRYVGTAKAAEMLFTSEPISGLEAVEWGLANKAFPVEELLPKTLELAKKIALKSPIALQAAITMLQYSKSDAFHNGIKAEAESFGTVFESADAKEGIQAFIEKRQPTFTGK; encoded by the coding sequence ATGGACTTTCTAAAGTTATCCGTTGAGGATGGGGTTGGACTCATTACAATTCAACGACCACCTGCCAATGCATTATCTAGTGCACTAATTACAGCACTTAATTCCGTTTTGGATGAAATTGATCATAATCCTTCAATTCGTGTTATTGTCCTCCATGGGGACGGTCGCTTCTTTTCAGCTGGAGCTGACATTAAAGAATTTACTGAAGTATCTTCAGGTTCAGAGTTTTCAAAGCTTGCTAGCCTAGGTCAACAAGTATTTGAAAGAATTGAATCTTATGATAAACCTGTAATTGCAGCTATTCATGGAGCTGCGTTAGGTGGCGGTTTAGAACTTGCTATGGGTTGCCATATCAGGTACGTAGCAGAAGATGCAAAATTAGGTTTACCCGAATTAAGCCTTGGTTTAATCCCTGGTTTTGGTGGAACTCAACGCTTACCGCGATATGTTGGCACTGCAAAAGCAGCAGAAATGTTGTTTACAAGTGAGCCTATTTCTGGTTTAGAAGCAGTGGAATGGGGACTAGCAAATAAAGCTTTCCCTGTAGAAGAACTTCTACCGAAAACATTAGAGCTTGCTAAGAAAATTGCATTAAAGAGTCCAATTGCATTGCAAGCGGCAATCACAATGCTACAGTACAGTAAAAGTGATGCTTTCCATAACGGAATTAAAGCAGAAGCAGAGAGCTTTGGTACAGTCTTTGAGTCGGCTGATGCTAAAGAGGGAATCCAAGCATTTATCGAAAAACGTCAACCAACTTTTACGGGTAAATAA
- a CDS encoding endonuclease MutS2, whose protein sequence is MIAQRALKTLEFDKVREQVANFCTSSIGKSAIDQLIPETEFNQVVELLEEMDEGLSILRVKGNVPMGGIFDVRPHSKRAQIGGMLSPTELMEIASTIRASRILRNFIEDIEAEGDISIPHFLERKEQMPVLTGLQHEINDCIDENGVVLDSASTVLRSIRQSLRAEEAKVRQKLESLTRGANAAKMLSDSIVTIRNDRFVIPVKQEYRAHYGGIVHDQSSSGQTLFIEPDSIVQLNNEIGRLKVKEQVEIERILMELSAKVQEVSHEIFVLVQILGDIDIILAKAKYGQANKCSKPKMNDEGYIRLVRARHPLISIDVAVPNTIEFGRDITAIVITGPNTGGKTVTLKTVGLCTLMAQAGIPVPALDGSELAVFDQLFADIGDEQSIEQSLSTFSSHMVNIVDILSKFDSRSLVLFDELGAGTDPQEGAALAISILDEVVDRGARIMATTHYPELKAYGYNRPGVVNASVEFDVETLSPTYRLLIGVPGRSNAFEISKRLGLKETIIERARVFTGTDRHEVESMIASLEESRLRSEREADEAHALLEEAERLQEDLQERLQTFDEKKENLEKKAKEKARKIVDEAKKEAEKIIEELKEMKKNAAHAVKEHELIDAKKRLEEAAPEEENKVLKKQAVIRERAQNLQVGDEVKVLSYGQKGTLIEKVSDHEWVVQIGILKMKLEDSDLQYVKPEKQNQTVSMANIKNRNNHVKLELDLRGERYEEAILKTEKYIDDALLANYQRVSIIHGKGTGALRQGIQNYLKGHKRVKSFRFGEAGEGGFGVTVVELK, encoded by the coding sequence GTGATCGCACAAAGAGCATTGAAAACGTTAGAATTTGATAAAGTACGGGAACAAGTCGCAAACTTTTGTACATCTTCTATCGGAAAAAGTGCAATTGACCAACTGATTCCTGAAACAGAGTTCAATCAAGTGGTTGAGTTGTTAGAAGAAATGGATGAGGGACTATCAATTTTACGTGTTAAAGGAAATGTTCCAATGGGTGGGATTTTTGATGTTAGACCACACTCAAAAAGAGCCCAAATTGGTGGAATGTTAAGTCCAACTGAATTAATGGAAATTGCAAGTACAATTCGGGCAAGTAGAATCCTTCGTAATTTTATTGAAGATATTGAGGCAGAAGGAGATATCTCCATACCGCACTTTTTAGAAAGAAAAGAGCAAATGCCAGTTTTAACTGGTTTACAGCACGAAATCAATGATTGTATTGATGAAAATGGAGTAGTATTGGACTCCGCAAGTACCGTGTTACGTTCTATTAGACAATCACTACGCGCAGAGGAAGCGAAAGTCCGTCAAAAGTTAGAGAGTTTAACACGAGGTGCTAATGCAGCAAAAATGCTTTCTGATTCAATTGTTACCATTCGAAATGATCGATTTGTAATACCAGTTAAACAAGAATATCGTGCTCATTATGGTGGGATTGTTCACGATCAATCTTCTTCAGGACAAACACTATTCATTGAACCGGACTCGATTGTTCAATTAAATAATGAAATCGGTAGACTAAAAGTTAAAGAACAAGTTGAAATCGAACGAATATTAATGGAATTATCTGCAAAAGTACAAGAAGTCAGTCATGAAATTTTTGTACTTGTTCAAATTTTAGGAGATATCGACATTATCCTGGCAAAAGCCAAATACGGACAAGCAAATAAATGCTCAAAACCCAAAATGAATGATGAAGGGTATATTCGACTAGTTCGTGCAAGACACCCGCTAATTTCAATTGATGTTGCGGTACCTAATACAATTGAATTTGGACGTGATATCACTGCGATTGTGATAACGGGACCTAATACAGGGGGGAAAACCGTAACGCTCAAAACGGTTGGCTTATGTACGTTAATGGCACAAGCCGGAATCCCTGTACCTGCTTTAGATGGCTCCGAACTGGCAGTATTTGACCAGCTATTTGCTGACATAGGTGATGAACAATCAATAGAACAATCTTTATCAACTTTCTCCTCACATATGGTGAATATTGTTGATATATTAAGTAAATTTGATTCTCGCTCCCTAGTCTTATTTGATGAACTTGGAGCAGGAACAGATCCTCAGGAGGGAGCTGCACTTGCCATTTCTATACTAGATGAAGTGGTGGACCGTGGTGCTCGAATAATGGCTACAACGCACTATCCTGAATTAAAAGCTTATGGATATAATCGACCAGGTGTTGTGAATGCAAGTGTAGAATTTGATGTTGAAACATTGAGTCCAACCTATAGATTATTAATCGGTGTTCCTGGACGTTCAAATGCCTTTGAAATTTCTAAACGGTTAGGATTAAAGGAAACTATTATTGAACGCGCAAGAGTCTTTACTGGTACAGATCGACATGAAGTAGAGTCGATGATTGCATCACTTGAGGAAAGTCGACTTCGTTCAGAAAGAGAAGCGGATGAAGCTCATGCTCTCCTTGAAGAAGCGGAGCGTTTACAAGAGGATTTACAAGAACGATTACAAACATTCGATGAGAAAAAAGAAAATTTAGAGAAAAAAGCAAAAGAGAAAGCTCGTAAAATCGTTGATGAAGCTAAAAAAGAAGCTGAAAAAATTATTGAAGAGCTTAAAGAAATGAAGAAAAACGCTGCACATGCGGTTAAGGAGCATGAATTAATTGATGCGAAGAAGCGACTTGAGGAAGCTGCTCCAGAAGAAGAAAATAAGGTCCTTAAAAAACAAGCTGTTATAAGAGAACGAGCTCAAAATTTACAGGTTGGCGATGAGGTAAAAGTTTTAAGTTACGGGCAAAAAGGAACTTTAATAGAAAAAGTCTCTGATCATGAATGGGTTGTACAAATTGGAATCTTAAAAATGAAATTAGAGGACTCTGATTTACAGTACGTTAAACCAGAAAAACAAAACCAAACAGTTTCAATGGCAAATATTAAAAATCGAAATAATCATGTGAAATTAGAGTTAGATTTACGTGGAGAACGTTATGAAGAAGCTATTTTAAAAACCGAAAAATATATTGATGATGCTTTACTAGCTAATTATCAACGTGTTTCGATTATCCATGGAAAAGGAACCGGTGCATTACGTCAAGGAATCCAAAATTACTTAAAGGGTCATAAACGAGTGAAGTCTTTCCGCTTTGGGGAAGCGGGCGAAGGTGGATTTGGCGTAACAGTTGTTGAATTAAAATAA
- a CDS encoding TetR/AcrR family transcriptional regulator: MKREKPKYKQIIDAAIIAIAENGYHHAQVSKIAKQAGVADGTIYLYFKNKEDILISVFQEKMGLFVESLQEIIQLGESSTDKLSQMIENHFKVLAIDRHLATVTQLELRQSNKELRIKINTILKEYLKLLDDILIEGMLNGEFNPTMDVRLARQMVFGTIDETITSWVMNEFRYDLLDNVPKVRELLLNGLKG; this comes from the coding sequence TTGAAACGCGAAAAACCCAAGTACAAACAAATTATAGACGCGGCGATTATTGCCATTGCAGAAAATGGTTATCATCATGCGCAAGTATCTAAAATTGCAAAGCAAGCCGGTGTCGCTGATGGAACAATTTATTTGTATTTTAAAAACAAAGAAGACATCCTGATTTCCGTATTTCAAGAAAAAATGGGTTTGTTCGTAGAAAGCTTACAAGAAATTATCCAATTAGGTGAATCCTCTACGGATAAATTGTCCCAGATGATTGAAAATCATTTTAAAGTTTTAGCGATAGACCGCCACCTCGCAACAGTGACACAACTAGAGTTAAGACAATCGAATAAAGAACTAAGAATAAAAATAAATACAATATTAAAAGAATATTTAAAGTTGCTAGATGATATTTTAATTGAGGGTATGTTAAATGGAGAATTTAACCCAACGATGGATGTGCGTTTAGCACGACAAATGGTTTTTGGAACAATTGATGAGACCATTACATCTTGGGTCATGAATGAGTTTCGTTATGATTTATTAGATAATGTTCCAAAAGTTAGAGAGCTATTATTAAATGGACTTAAAGGGTAA
- the polX gene encoding DNA polymerase/3'-5' exonuclease PolX: MNKKIVIQTLEKIALYLELKGENPFKISAFRKAAAALETDERSLSAIGDITAIKGIGKGTAAVIQELIETGESTQLKELEDSVPKGLIPLLKLPGLGGKKLAKLYSELGVDGIDSLKEACLSNKVQKLAGFGAKTEEKILKELEQFGLHNERHPYWSLEPIVEEISKLLSSIKEIQKFSVAGSFRRVNETSKDLDFIIATHDPEIVREHLLSSLAIKEVIGAGDTKVSVILEMDHPLSIDFRLVSLAEFATALHHFTGSKDHNVRMRQLAKQQDKKISEYGVEQPDGTVQTFESEEAFYAHFDLPFIPPTIRESGKELERLDEIGNLVTLYSILSDLHMHTTWSDGAHSIQEMGEALIARGYTHGVITDHSQFLRVANGLTPERLEKQRLEIYEFNETHSNFRLFAGTEMDILPNGQLDFEDDVLKELDFVIASIHSSFTQSQDKIMERLHQAIQNPYVHMIAHPTGRVIGKREGYNPDMKTLIQWAAEYGKILELNASPYRLDLCAEHLVMAMALNVPVAINTDAHAIEQLSSMATGVGYAQKAWVKKELVVNTWSLQQFETFIRKNK; this comes from the coding sequence GTGAATAAAAAAATTGTAATTCAAACATTAGAAAAAATCGCATTATATTTAGAACTAAAAGGTGAAAATCCTTTTAAAATATCAGCTTTCAGAAAGGCTGCAGCAGCTCTTGAGACAGATGAGCGTAGTTTAAGTGCCATTGGTGATATAACAGCCATAAAAGGTATTGGGAAAGGAACAGCTGCTGTAATCCAGGAACTTATAGAAACAGGCGAGTCAACACAATTAAAAGAGCTTGAAGATTCTGTTCCCAAAGGATTAATACCACTCTTAAAATTGCCTGGTTTAGGAGGTAAAAAACTTGCGAAACTTTATTCGGAACTTGGTGTAGATGGAATTGATAGTTTAAAAGAAGCTTGCTTATCTAACAAAGTGCAAAAATTAGCCGGCTTTGGTGCAAAAACAGAAGAAAAAATATTAAAAGAACTTGAACAGTTTGGTTTGCATAATGAACGTCATCCATATTGGTCATTAGAGCCGATCGTTGAAGAGATTTCAAAATTACTTTCGTCCATAAAAGAAATTCAAAAATTTTCAGTTGCAGGAAGCTTTAGAAGAGTAAATGAGACGAGTAAGGATTTAGATTTTATCATCGCAACTCACGACCCTGAAATAGTAAGGGAACATCTACTATCTTCTCTTGCAATTAAAGAAGTGATTGGTGCTGGAGATACGAAGGTTTCGGTCATTTTAGAAATGGATCACCCATTAAGTATTGATTTTCGTCTTGTAAGTCTTGCAGAATTTGCAACTGCTTTGCATCATTTTACTGGATCAAAGGACCATAATGTGCGTATGCGTCAACTTGCAAAGCAACAAGATAAAAAAATTAGTGAGTATGGTGTTGAACAACCAGATGGAACAGTACAAACATTTGAATCCGAAGAAGCGTTTTATGCACATTTTGATTTACCATTTATTCCACCAACTATAAGAGAAAGTGGAAAAGAATTAGAGCGTTTAGATGAGATTGGGAATTTAGTTACACTCTATTCCATTCTATCTGACTTGCATATGCACACAACATGGTCAGATGGAGCTCACTCAATTCAAGAGATGGGAGAAGCACTTATTGCTCGTGGATATACACATGGAGTGATTACGGACCATTCACAATTTTTAAGAGTTGCAAATGGGCTAACGCCAGAACGTTTAGAAAAACAACGTTTGGAAATTTATGAGTTTAATGAAACACATTCGAATTTCCGACTATTCGCTGGAACAGAAATGGATATTTTGCCAAACGGCCAATTAGACTTTGAAGATGACGTATTAAAAGAACTAGATTTTGTTATAGCTTCTATTCACTCAAGTTTTACCCAATCACAAGATAAAATTATGGAACGCCTGCATCAAGCAATTCAAAATCCATATGTCCACATGATTGCACATCCAACAGGAAGAGTAATCGGTAAACGTGAGGGTTATAATCCTGATATGAAAACATTAATACAATGGGCTGCTGAATATGGTAAAATCCTTGAATTAAATGCTAGTCCTTACCGTCTTGACTTGTGTGCCGAACATTTAGTAATGGCCATGGCACTAAATGTACCAGTAGCTATTAATACAGATGCCCATGCAATTGAACAATTATCTAGTATGGCAACTGGTGTAGGTTATGCGCAAAAAGCTTGGGTTAAAAAAGAATTAGTTGTAAATACATGGTCTTTACAACAATTTGAAACTTTTATACGAAAGAATAAGTAA
- the zapA gene encoding cell division protein ZapA produces the protein MAEQEKNRISVDIYGHTYKMVGTESTGHMRLVASIVDDKMKEISIHNPTLDTAKLAVLTAVNTVNDFLKLKEQVEKLEEELKRLKG, from the coding sequence TTGGCTGAACAAGAAAAAAATCGAATATCGGTGGATATTTACGGTCATACTTATAAAATGGTAGGGACTGAGTCTACTGGCCATATGCGTTTAGTAGCTTCCATAGTAGATGATAAAATGAAAGAAATTAGTATACATAATCCAACCTTAGACACTGCAAAACTAGCGGTCTTAACAGCAGTTAATACTGTTAATGATTTTTTAAAACTAAAAGAACAAGTGGAAAAGCTCGAGGAAGAATTAAAAAGATTAAAGGGTTGA
- a CDS encoding DUF350 domain-containing protein, translating into MLGTNFWQHPLVETVGYFSVVTLCLVVAMVLFEIVTKYKNWEEIKNGNVAVALATGGKILGVCNIFRYSIESHSSLLQMICWGLFGFVLLIFAYLLFEFFTPNFKVDDEIAKDNRSVGFISFTISLGLSFVIGASIT; encoded by the coding sequence GTGCTGGGTACAAATTTTTGGCAACATCCTTTAGTAGAAACAGTTGGTTATTTTAGTGTAGTAACACTATGTTTGGTTGTCGCAATGGTGTTGTTCGAAATTGTCACTAAATATAAAAACTGGGAAGAAATAAAGAATGGAAATGTTGCAGTTGCATTAGCAACAGGTGGTAAAATACTAGGTGTCTGTAATATTTTTAGATATTCAATTGAAAGCCATTCTAGTTTATTACAAATGATTTGTTGGGGATTATTCGGTTTTGTATTATTAATCTTCGCATATCTACTTTTTGAATTTTTCACACCAAATTTTAAAGTAGACGATGAAATCGCAAAAGATAACCGCTCTGTAGGGTTTATTTCGTTTACAATTTCATTAGGATTATCGTTTGTTATTGGCGCAAGTATCACTTAG
- a CDS encoding nucleoside-diphosphate sugar epimerase, whose protein sequence is MLKLSWLISLGITLIGFLIIQQFFTIQPEGVSANGNLGLVGIVIVTPFLLLSLFTTYRFFLVRIKEGKDKVMKIITIFGGLFMIAVLFYLVIDYKNTVITSLETNIKIDKFSQMNEFTYDIFFNFYTYALVHTVSGVIGTIVGFIQSKIIKEELAK, encoded by the coding sequence ATGCTTAAACTAAGTTGGCTAATAAGTCTAGGAATTACTTTAATCGGATTTTTAATTATTCAACAATTTTTTACCATACAACCTGAAGGGGTTTCCGCTAATGGCAATTTAGGTTTAGTTGGAATCGTAATTGTCACTCCATTTTTACTTTTAAGCCTTTTTACTACGTATCGCTTTTTCCTTGTACGGATTAAAGAAGGGAAAGACAAAGTAATGAAAATTATTACAATCTTTGGTGGACTTTTTATGATTGCAGTTCTATTCTACCTTGTGATTGATTATAAAAACACTGTCATTACTTCATTGGAAACCAATATTAAAATCGATAAGTTTTCACAAATGAATGAATTTACATATGATATTTTCTTTAATTTTTACACGTATGCCCTAGTACATACAGTTAGTGGAGTCATCGGCACAATAGTTGGCTTCATTCAGTCAAAGATAATAAAAGAAGAGTTAGCCAAATAA
- a CDS encoding hydrolase, translated as MLQSNDTVLVLIDIQGKLAQIVNESEFILNNIEKVTVGARLLDLPVLWLEQYPKGLGPTVEQISQHLTDLTPIEKITFSAYDTPEFVTQLEATGRKKVLIAGIESHICVYQTAAHLLANNYEVEVLVDCVSSRTERNSQIGIQKMTQLGAKVTSVEMALYEMQQIAKGDTFKAISKLIK; from the coding sequence ATGCTTCAATCAAATGATACGGTTCTAGTTTTAATTGATATTCAAGGAAAACTAGCTCAAATTGTAAACGAAAGTGAATTTATTCTTAATAATATTGAGAAAGTAACAGTAGGTGCTAGATTGCTAGATTTACCTGTACTTTGGTTAGAGCAATATCCAAAAGGGCTTGGGCCTACTGTAGAACAAATTTCACAACATCTCACGGATTTAACGCCGATTGAAAAAATTACTTTTAGTGCCTATGATACACCAGAATTTGTTACACAGCTAGAAGCAACAGGAAGAAAGAAAGTATTGATTGCGGGAATTGAATCGCATATTTGTGTTTATCAAACAGCTGCTCATTTATTAGCAAACAATTATGAGGTAGAAGTGTTGGTTGATTGTGTTTCATCACGTACTGAACGAAATAGTCAAATTGGTATTCAAAAAATGACGCAATTAGGAGCGAAAGTAACTAGCGTAGAAATGGCACTATATGAAATGCAACAAATTGCTAAGGGCGATACGTTTAAAGCAATAAGCAAGTTAATTAAATAA
- a CDS encoding CvpA family protein produces MLDLILILIFAASLLVGIKRGFVVQVIHLASFFIALIVAYIYYKPLADKFVLWIPYPGFTENASLTLMLDSLDVDRTFYRVIAFAVIFFAVKIALQIVGSIFDFLTYLPILNSINRVLGAVLCFAEFYFVLFIAMYVIALIPVPSVQNFMGSSVIVGFMLEHTPVLSKLFQHWWYIYTE; encoded by the coding sequence ATGCTAGATTTAATACTAATTTTAATTTTTGCTGCTAGTTTACTTGTAGGAATTAAAAGAGGCTTCGTAGTGCAAGTCATTCACCTTGCGAGTTTTTTTATTGCACTAATTGTTGCCTATATATACTATAAACCTTTAGCAGATAAATTTGTCCTATGGATACCGTATCCAGGGTTTACTGAAAATGCATCCCTGACATTGATGTTAGATTCGCTTGATGTCGATCGTACATTTTATCGAGTTATCGCATTTGCTGTCATATTTTTTGCGGTGAAAATTGCATTGCAAATTGTGGGATCTATTTTTGATTTCTTAACATACCTACCTATATTGAATTCTATTAACCGTGTTTTGGGGGCTGTTCTTTGCTTCGCAGAATTTTATTTTGTTTTATTTATTGCGATGTATGTAATTGCTCTGATTCCCGTTCCATCAGTTCAAAATTTCATGGGAAGTTCGGTGATTGTTGGATTTATGCTTGAGCATACTCCAGTATTATCAAAACTGTTTCAACATTGGTGGTACATTTATACTGAATAA
- the rnhC gene encoding ribonuclease HIII, giving the protein MSNIVLVLSHEKQKEVEAYYSASKVDRNAPGVIFAAKLPDTAITVYKSGKVMFQGSGAEREASKFGIVNTTTSPQSNSPVKTKGDKLPEDFHIMSVIGSDETGTGDYFGPVTVAAVYVPKDKIELIRELGVKDSKMLTDQIMLKMAKDIMLVCPYSILTLNNTKYNEIQGKGYSQGKIKAMLHNQALKHVLKKIEPEKPDYILIDQFAERDTYYKHIKNEKEIIRENVLFSTKAEQFHVAVAAASILARYAFLKEMDRLSSEVGITLQKGASNKVDEMAAKIWLKHGEEQLKSISKWHFANTEKAKKIINLKRKK; this is encoded by the coding sequence ATGTCAAATATCGTATTAGTACTTTCACATGAAAAACAAAAGGAAGTGGAAGCATATTATTCAGCTTCTAAGGTTGACCGGAATGCACCCGGAGTAATCTTTGCTGCCAAACTCCCTGATACTGCTATAACCGTCTACAAATCAGGCAAAGTGATGTTTCAAGGAAGTGGAGCTGAAAGAGAGGCAAGTAAATTTGGAATAGTTAACACTACTACTTCCCCTCAATCAAATTCTCCAGTTAAAACTAAAGGGGACAAACTTCCGGAAGATTTCCACATCATGTCCGTTATAGGATCCGATGAAACTGGAACTGGGGACTATTTTGGCCCAGTTACCGTTGCAGCAGTATACGTACCAAAAGATAAAATTGAGCTGATTCGCGAGCTTGGCGTAAAAGACTCTAAAATGCTGACAGATCAAATCATGTTAAAAATGGCAAAGGATATAATGCTTGTCTGCCCATACAGTATCTTAACTTTAAACAATACCAAGTATAATGAAATTCAGGGAAAAGGCTATTCACAAGGTAAAATAAAAGCAATGCTCCATAATCAGGCATTAAAACATGTTTTAAAAAAAATCGAGCCGGAAAAACCAGATTATATTTTAATCGATCAGTTTGCTGAACGTGATACTTACTATAAGCACATTAAAAATGAAAAGGAAATAATCCGTGAAAATGTATTATTTTCAACGAAAGCTGAGCAATTTCATGTCGCTGTAGCTGCCGCTTCAATTTTAGCGCGCTATGCCTTTTTAAAAGAAATGGATCGTCTTTCTTCCGAAGTTGGGATTACCCTACAAAAAGGTGCAAGTAATAAAGTAGACGAAATGGCCGCAAAGATCTGGCTAAAACATGGAGAAGAACAATTAAAATCGATTAGTAAATGGCACTTCGCCAATACGGAGAAAGCAAAGAAGATTATCAACTTAAAACGTAAAAAATAA
- a CDS encoding AMP-binding protein, which produces MSDKVWLSQYPEEIPHSLTYDNSPVQHFLVRAYEKNPNKIAIHFLGRELTYKELYESSLKFANYLQMIGVEKGDRVAIMLPNCPQSVIAYYGALFAGGIVVQTNPLYTERELQYQMMDSGAKVLLTMDILYPRVMKVIKETKIENVIITAIKDYLPFPKNLVYPFIQKRQYGFSVKVEHKGISHLFTEIMRMAEPLPIQLETDINEDLALIQYTGGTTGLPKGVMLTHKNLIANTKMCDRWLFKCKEGEEAILGMLPFFHVYGMTTVLLLSVVKSNKMVLIPKFDVEQALKLIDKQKPTLFPGAPTMYIGILNHADVGKYDLSSIKACISGSAPLPVEVQERFEEITGGKLVEGYGLTETSPVTHANFIWGKRVKGSIGVPWPDTDAVIIKSSNGEILPPGEIGEIAIKGPQVMKGYWNRPEDTSASFIDGWFLTGDLGYMDNEGYFYVVDRKKDMIIASGFNIYPREVEEVLYEIEAIQECVVIGVPDPYRGETVKAYIVLKEGKTVTEEELNKYCRKNLASYKVPRLYEFRTELPKTAVGKILRRTLLEEEKAKLSQLEA; this is translated from the coding sequence ATGTCTGATAAGGTTTGGCTTTCTCAATATCCGGAGGAAATACCACACAGTTTGACCTATGATAATAGTCCTGTACAACACTTCTTGGTTAGAGCATATGAAAAGAACCCAAATAAAATTGCAATTCATTTCTTAGGTAGGGAACTAACGTATAAAGAACTTTATGAGTCGTCCCTTAAGTTTGCGAATTATTTACAAATGATTGGTGTTGAAAAAGGAGACCGAGTTGCCATTATGCTTCCTAATTGTCCGCAATCAGTAATTGCATATTACGGTGCATTATTTGCAGGTGGAATCGTTGTCCAGACTAATCCTTTATACACCGAAAGAGAATTGCAGTATCAAATGATGGACTCGGGAGCAAAAGTTTTATTGACAATGGATATCTTATATCCAAGAGTCATGAAAGTGATCAAAGAAACCAAAATTGAAAACGTTATCATAACAGCTATTAAAGATTATTTACCATTCCCTAAAAATTTGGTTTATCCGTTTATACAAAAGAGGCAATATGGATTTAGTGTGAAAGTTGAACACAAAGGGATATCTCATTTATTTACCGAAATTATGCGAATGGCAGAGCCACTACCAATTCAATTAGAGACTGATATAAATGAAGATTTAGCTTTAATACAGTATACAGGCGGTACAACTGGATTACCTAAAGGAGTTATGTTAACTCATAAAAACCTCATTGCAAACACAAAAATGTGTGACAGGTGGTTATTTAAATGTAAAGAAGGAGAAGAAGCGATATTAGGTATGCTTCCATTTTTCCACGTCTATGGGATGACAACCGTATTGTTGTTATCTGTTGTTAAATCAAACAAAATGGTTCTTATACCTAAATTTGATGTTGAACAGGCATTAAAATTAATTGATAAGCAAAAACCAACGTTATTCCCTGGCGCCCCTACAATGTATATTGGTATTTTAAATCATGCGGATGTTGGGAAATATGATTTGTCATCCATTAAAGCTTGTATCAGTGGTTCTGCCCCTCTCCCTGTAGAAGTTCAAGAGCGGTTTGAAGAAATAACAGGAGGTAAACTGGTAGAAGGTTATGGATTAACGGAGACATCACCAGTCACCCATGCAAATTTTATTTGGGGTAAACGTGTGAAAGGATCGATTGGTGTTCCTTGGCCAGATACCGATGCAGTCATTATTAAATCAAGCAATGGAGAGATTCTACCTCCTGGTGAAATTGGCGAAATTGCCATCAAAGGTCCACAAGTGATGAAAGGTTACTGGAATCGCCCAGAGGATACATCTGCTTCATTTATTGACGGCTGGTTTTTAACTGGAGATTTGGGGTATATGGATAACGAAGGATATTTTTATGTTGTTGACCGTAAAAAAGACATGATTATTGCGAGTGGGTTTAATATTTACCCCCGTGAAGTTGAAGAAGTTCTTTATGAAATAGAAGCAATACAAGAATGTGTGGTAATTGGAGTGCCGGATCCTTATCGTGGCGAAACGGTTAAGGCATATATTGTGCTTAAAGAAGGAAAAACGGTGACCGAAGAAGAATTAAATAAATATTGCAGGAAGAATCTCGCTTCTTACAAAGTACCTCGTCTTTATGAATTCAGAACCGAATTACCTAAAACCGCTGTTGGTAAAATATTGAGGCGTACATTGCTCGAAGAAGAAAAAGCTAAATTGTCTCAATTAGAGGCTTAA